In Salvia miltiorrhiza cultivar Shanhuang (shh) chromosome 4, IMPLAD_Smil_shh, whole genome shotgun sequence, the DNA window CAATATCTTTGCAAAAGCATCATCAGCATCATGCACAACATCACAATCACTTAAATTTCCATCGTTTTGTTTAGATTGCTCTTTCATCTTTTCCTATAAAACATGAATTAGAAAATATTATTGGCAATTACTTAAGATATGAGATTACATTAAAAGAAACTTAGATTATAAAGGCGCACGTTAACTTACAATAGCTTCTCGAACTGTCTCACTCGTAGCAGAACCATTAGAAGGATAACAACACTTTTCAAATAACTCTGCTCTTGTGGGATGTCTTCCCAATTCTTCATACTACAATATTTTAAGCTATTAGAATTCGAAAGTAACATTTCTAAAGACAAAAAGGCATGACAGCAAGAAACATGTTGCaaaaagaattgaaataaaaaatttacataAAGTATCAGTAAGTAAAGTTTGAAACAAAAGGGTTGTTCAAGCCAAGCTCTGATGGAATTATTAGCGAGTTGGGTCTAGTAAATATACATGCCCCAACTTGAGAATGGTGTCAGTTTATATACAATAGAATAAGTGAATTTTCTGAAATTAGAGAGTTAATATAGATGTAGAGTAGAAATTAGTTTCTTGATTTCTAGTGATTATGCTTCGTCTAAATAGGAAACATGTTACATGTGTACTTAAACAACCTAGCCTCATTTTTATATTCATACTACAATTATAATGCATCGCAAAGTATAGAACAATTCCAATTTCCACAGTACAAATGGAAAAAACATAGATACACACGCCCAAAGACTAAAATATTGAACTGATCTCGAAGTAatatagttatatattaacAGAAACATTGTGGAATTTTATTCATTGATTCatcttttgtttttcttatgCCCAGCCACTATTACCAACAGTTTTATGATACATACATATACACATTACTAAATAGTTTAAAGATTCAATATTACCATTACTTCTGCCATAACTGCATAACTTCTTTTTCCCATTCGATGAGGAATCTCCAACTTAGCACGAGCTTCTTTGTTCTTTTCACTATGTTCCTGAATTAGTcgataaaaaaaatgtcatgaaaaaattaatgaaaacaagatttaaaataaaaaataaatatgatataTAAATTAAGTGTCATTTTACCTGTGCTTTGTCGGTATTCCAATGATCAAGTAGTTTCTTATATTGATGTGCATTTACCCTCTCTGGTACTGTCAGCAATTGTTCTTCAATAGATACACTTGGGTCAAAGTTCAAACTCTTCAATTGACACTTCCAATTCCTCCACTTATGGTTAATTGATTGTAGTATAAAACTGTCACTGCCAGCTCGCATAGTAAACCTCGacttcaaaaaagaaaaggaaaattgaGTTAtactttaataaatataatatacaaactattaaaaaataaataagaaaccTTAAATTCAACAACCTTCACTTCTCTAAGCATGTCTTCCTTATATGAGTTTGGCATCAATCTCCAATCAGTATAATGCAGTGGGCAGAATGATCCATTTCTTGCAATAGTACCTAAAAAATGAGCTAGCGTGCTTGTTTGCTTCCGATCATTAGGTTGCCCGAGCTCATTGAAAGAAacattaaaatttttatttaggCCCCAAACTTTTGGCATGCACGTTGGTCCTCTTGCCCTCTTTTTCTTATTGCCGCCATCTACTATAAAAATATGCCATGTTCATCGATCATTAAACCTTAAAATAACTTAGTAATATGAATTGATcactaatataaattaataaagactGACCCAACTCAGTTGTGACATTCTCAGAGTTATTTTTGCTTGTTCTGCAACCAACTTCTTGGACATTTTCAGATGTGTTTTGGACTGCACTTAATAAAACCACATAAATgtgattattttcaaaaaaatgtcAGAGATTTATAATGCTAAAATGTGATGGCAATAACATTTAATGAATAAAGTATTAATTCAACCTATCTCACGCTCAGATGAGTCATTCAATGAACCAATGATGTCATTATTTTGCCCAGTCCTTTGACGCCTACCTCTATTGGTACGAGGTTTTCTTACTTGAATGTCCGCACTCCTTTCAATATGATCTAAGCCTACACAACATCAATtagataattattattattataataataagactaaataaaagtattaatTCAACCTATTTCACGCTCGGATGAGTCATTCAATGAACCAATGATGTAATTTTCTTGCCCAGTCCTTTGATGCCAACCTCTATTGGTACGAGGTTTTCTTACTTGAATGTCCGCGCTCCTTTCAATATGATCTAAGCCTACACAACATCaattagataataataataataataataataataataataataataataataataataataataataataataataataataataataataataataagacatgttaaataaaataagactaACTAAACGTATTAATTCAACCTATCTCACGCTCGGATGAGTCATTCAATGAATCAAGGATGTCATTGTTTTGCTCACTCCTTTGATGCCAACCTCTATTAGtacgaggttttcttagttgCATATTAGCGGGTCTTTCAATATGATCTAGGCCTACAGACGTCAATGAGATCGTATTTCAAACTAGTAATCAAATacgttaaataaaataagaaaacattaataaataaagaaataagtTTACCTAATTGGGTATCAGTTAAATCATCAACGGAATCAGGGCTGTCATTTTGTGCACGCCTTGAATGTCTTCCACGATTTCCATGAGATTTCGTGTTTGGCGCCATAATCTTCATGTATCAACAtatattgcaaaaaaaaaaaacaaaaaacaaacaaacaaatgtAATATGACTAGAcaaataataacaaaaacaagGAATAGAAAATCATAGCATATCCAAATACAATGAAAAAAGCTCATATCATAACTCAAACTATAAGCATTTTATCAAAAGATTTAAGAGCCAACAAATATATAGAAAACTCACAATGAAGTTTGGATTGAAGGAAGCTCGAAACtgcatgaattaaaaaataatgcatcagctaaaaaataaagaaaaaacagCTTAATAAGAATAACTATTCCAAGGTTTAGAACCCCAAGTGATAGGCCTGCAAATATGATTATTGTTTAGAACAAATGAATTGGAGAAAAATAATTGATaagaatatattttttcattattcaCCTCCAACATCAAGATTCCAAGTGAAGGCACAAATATAAAAACACAGATTATAATTTCAAGTTGTAATGAATTCCATGGCATACTACAGACTGTTATTTTTTATAGTTACAAACTTTCAATAAAAACTCGCATATGGAGAAAAGAGCATTGCCCTAgcaatatgagagagagagtaaaaaGTGATGGAATTAACAACAATTATGTGATGCATCACAGTTTGAGATTTAGTGGTCAAATGGTCTTGGAAATACACCATTGACACAAAACTTCACTCCTCAGCCTCAGGCAGAGGGGTGTCGAATATATTAGAGGTGAGAGCACTCTGAGTATGCCGAACCTATTCCCACTCCAGCACCAAAAGCTATAGATGCCCAACGTGTTGCTGGACTCCGGAAGATAAGGAAGCCGAAGACGGCGCCGGCGAGCGAAGAGTAGAAGAAACGACGAAGGCCGAAATCGAGGCACGCATCCCATGTCGCAGGTATCTCCGCTTTGCTTTCGTCCGCCATTTCAGATTACCGATCAGAAATTTTCCACTAGATTCTTCTCTAAATTCTCTTGTTCAATTTCCATAATGAAGTTAACACTAATATAATCTAATGTGGGGAAAAAACTAAGATGAATGCAAGCGATACCTTTTCAAGTAATTAAATTAGAGAGTTTCCAATATAAAGCCAATGTATGCAACGCACTCTATCAATGATAAATTCCAGCAATTATAAGCAGTAATTAGAATTTCTTTCGCATATTGGTTGAGGCAACCTTCGAATCCACACATACCTCAACTACTTCAATAAAAACCTAGGCTTCttaaattgggggggggggagaacAGAGGTTGCAGCGCTAGCTACAAGACGAGGGTGTGAGCAGAAGGCGCAGCGGCGATAGGATGTCGACGGCGCAGCAGTGGCTCGGCGATGATGACGGCGCAGCAGTGGCTCGGCGATGATGACGGCGCAGCGGCGGCTCGGCGATGACGACGCTGCAGCGGTGGCAATATGGATTTCAGATTTTTGAGTATTTTGATGATATGAAATTGGAGATTGATGAATGTTTCACGGGAGAGAAGAATGAGTGATATGAAAATTGGAAGAGTTTGAGTGAAATTGGATTGAGGAAGAAAGTCCGCCAAAATGTGAAAAATAGAAGAAACGCGCGTCCTCcaaaaattttcaattaattagtGAAACTTAAATATTATCCGTCTCTACAtgtaattagtatttatcaattgtctcaaaaaataatttagagacacttaaaaaaaaatgcctCCAAATAAGTGTCTCAATATAtcatttttgttgtagtgaaaCTTATTtaggggacgtcccaaaaatgaaaaagatgaacttatttgacggagggagtacgttGAGTGGAAATAagtggttgtggttgaattgattgtgaaattatgtaaaaatgagtggttgtggttaaAAGGAGAAAGTGAGGCCACGTCCCAAAATGAAAGTGATACATTTTTCTGGGACagacgaaaataaaaaatgtgatgCACACTTacgagacagagggagtattatattaaaatatagggCTCACGAATCGTGCGGGTCGAATTGTTATTGAGTCAATTTCACAACGATACaatctattaaaattaaaccTAAATCGACATGTTAGGAAATGTTCAATTCAAACATGAATTGTTCAAACTCGAACACAACACAATATCGTTCTGTTGATACGATGCGATTAAAACTTAAACTTGAACGCACGATAACAACACGAAAATCATAAAATTTATAACGAAAACAATAAGAATgcataatttgtaattttacaCAACAAACTCATTTTCAAATCTAaagaaaatacacaaaattCAACAATGCAACAATACAATTCGAAATAAATACTCAAGTGAAGATTAGCTCGAGggaacaaaatataaaataattatatattatatacattttTGGCGATTAATATTATACTAATTAGATTGAAAATTCCATTGACCgaaacttcatttttatttatagaatTGATTGATGTGGTCTTTTACATGCCTCATGGCCCAAATCTGCGTTAATTTTGCGAtttctataatttataatattatactaACAAGCAACAAATTTCTAATGGGCCTGGGCCACTATATTCAAAACTTGCAACTTGCAAgtaatccttttttttttttttttgagatattaTTTGGTGGGTGAGATGAGAAGATATGATTgacaaattaatttatttgattaaattttaaatatttattttatataattgaatttgTAATGAATAATTTGTATCGCACTTTAATCATTTGAAATTGAATTGGCTCTtgattgtgattacttttatcATTGGGATAGTTCAAAACTCATATGCCACGACTAAACCTACCTATGACACTTTCTCAAAATTAAATGTAGAATCGTGTCGATTCAATCCAACAACCTATTATAAAACTAAtcatatgtaattttattaatggatcACTACCTTCAATGATTATATATCACTCTAAAATAGtaaattagttatttaaaccagggggcttagctcacctggccaccgggtcctcacttaagtgatgagacccgggttcgatcccatTTGAGAGCGAATTTGGTgattggagagataaggtggacTTGGTGAATTCTTGGAGTGTTTGGTGAACTATTGTTAACATCTAACATAACTTTAtccgattaaaaaaaaaagtaaattagttatttaatcACATTctattattatgaattttatgtatcaAATCCATTAAATTGAACTATCCCTTTTATTAATTAGCATATTGAATAAATCTACTAAACGTATGAAACAAGGCAAAAACGTGCGATGTGGCCGTCTTGTGCATGACGACCTATTAAGAGCATCAAAAACCGTGGGCTTTGTTTGGTGGCTGATGCAATAGAAATGGtccccacttctattgcactcATTCcagcaatggtattgcacccacttGGGTACAATggatttaattttgtttttttttttgcttgaaaaggggcgcgtgttgcCACCGCCCCTCCTTCGCACCCGGTGTGCCCGCTTGCTCCCTCTCCATCACTCCCGGGTTCGGCAACGCTggcgggtgcgataggccgggctCGATCCCGCCATTGCACCCGccgttgttgatgctctaatGATTTACGAAAAAGAAatgcattttaaaaaatattattgctaGTAGAGTCGTCATTCGAACAAAAATCttctaatataaatttatacttcTTCTGTTCCATAAGAAtatcactttttttaattttcgtttgttctatattttgattttaaaacatGACCTTACATAGTATCTACCAAATATGTGTCACCCATCAAGTGATACTCTCTTATGAAACGAAAAAAGTAAATTCTGTATACCAACTCTTAAgcagtatataaattataattattacaaatattagttatatatacACCCTATCAAATAATGAATCACATACTACAAATATTTCAACACATATTTTATCAcacataatatttatatattatataataaaatacatATCAATCAAACATATTACTAGTCTCATCTCATGCTCCATACTAGTCTAATTAACTCCTACATTAACAATATAACTTTACCAAAGTCGATGTAAAACAAACCCGATTTAAACATGAAACAAACCTCACAAAATAGTTTGATCAGCTATCTAGCTATTAATTATTTTCCATAATTCAACATTTTCCAAATCATTTCTTTGAGCCACTCCCTGCAGACGTTTGTTGAAATTGCTGATACAAAGCTGCCAGTCTAGTGTAACCGTCGACCGTCATTGGCTGCaataacaattaattaatcttttttatttaaaaaatagataaatatatatatatatatatatatatatatatatcttttttaattttcttttgtggTGACTTAATCGCGTATATAAATgagaatgagattcagtgtaccacactttatgtctcactttgtattccactttcaattttgtttatttttttatatatattttttcttcaatttcaactttgtatgctttagtttaattttgtgattattagctagggtttattccatcaatctagggtacatatttattttttatcatttaatttcaattttattagctaataataggttgataaattcaaagtcatggtatatatttttaattttttttttaaaataaaaattaaatataatttataggtattataataaatttcatttttataaaaaatatttttaaaataatggaTATAAGCACGGGATACACtggcacacataaaattataGAACACTGGATATCATCTCATATAAATGGCTTACTTGCGACTGCGTGGCAAAGAAGTTGGATAAGAAGTCGGGCGTGAGCGGTGGAGGCTGGACGTCCCACGAGGGCATCGGCATGAATGCGGCGGCGGCTGCGG includes these proteins:
- the LOC131020622 gene encoding uncharacterized protein LOC131020622 isoform X1, whose amino-acid sequence is MQFRASFNPNFIIMAPNTKSHGNRGRHSRRAQNDSPDSVDDLTDTQLGLDHIERPANMQLRKPRTNRGWHQRSEQNNDILDSLNDSSEREIGLDHIERSADIQVRKPRTNRGWHQRTGQENYIIGSLNDSSEREIGLDHIERSADIQVRKPRTNRGRRQRTGQNNDIIGSLNDSSEREIVQNTSENVQEVGCRTSKNNSENVTTELVDGGNKKKRARGPTCMPKVWGLNKNFNVSFNELGQPNDRKQTSTLAHFLGTIARNGSFCPLHYTDWRLMPNSYKEDMLREVKSRFTMRAGSDSFILQSINHKWRNWKCQLKSLNFDPSVSIEEQLLTVPERVNAHQYKKLLDHWNTDKAQEHSEKNKEARAKLEIPHRMGKRSYAVMAEVMYEELGRHPTRAELFEKCCYPSNGSATSETVREAIEKMKEQSKQNDGNLSDCDVVHDADDAFAKILGKDKDGRLRMYGMGVKPSDIYGGRPSRDALHRKSMEDKEEVRALKQKVEELTALVYSKSHSDTRIETQRAPVSTHNNRTSSNSSGRPTRIRVGACVKLKSLVNLNEIVAIGIVKEIGNVWLNGRDLGPGICEVIVQTILKNEEMLIYPTDLHETIGDTIGAPIAWPLSLIALDEDEN
- the LOC131020622 gene encoding uncharacterized protein LOC131020622 isoform X3, encoding MKIMAPNTKSHGNRGRHSRRAQNDSPDSVDDLTDTQLGLDHIERPANMQLRKPRTNRGWHQRSEQNNDILDSLNDSSEREIGLDHIERSADIQVRKPRTNRGWHQRTGQENYIIGSLNDSSEREIGLDHIERSADIQVRKPRTNRGRRQRTGQNNDIIGSLNDSSEREIVQNTSENVQEVGCRTSKNNSENVTTELVDGGNKKKRARGPTCMPKVWGLNKNFNVSFNELGQPNDRKQTSTLAHFLGTIARNGSFCPLHYTDWRLMPNSYKEDMLREVKSRFTMRAGSDSFILQSINHKWRNWKCQLKSLNFDPSVSIEEQLLTVPERVNAHQYKKLLDHWNTDKAQEHSEKNKEARAKLEIPHRMGKRSYAVMAEVMYEELGRHPTRAELFEKCCYPSNGSATSETVREAIEKMKEQSKQNDGNLSDCDVVHDADDAFAKILGKDKDGRLRMYGMGVKPSDIYGGRPSRDALHRKSMEDKEEVRALKQKVEELTALVYSKSHSDTRIETQRAPVSTHNNRTSSNSSGRPTRIRVGACVKLKSLVNLNEIVAIGIVKEIGNVWLNGRDLGPGICEVIVQTILKNEEMLIYPTDLHETIGDTIGAPIAWPLSLIALDEDEN
- the LOC131020622 gene encoding uncharacterized protein LOC131020622 isoform X2; its protein translation is MQFRASFNPNFIIMAPNTKSHGNRGRHSRRAQNDSPDSVDDLTDTQLGLDHIERPANMQLRKPRTNRGWHQRSEQNNDILDSLNDSSEREIGLDHIERSADIQVRKPRTNRGWHQRTGQENYIIGSLNDSSEREIGLDHIERSADIQVRKPRTNRGRRQRTGQNNDIIGSLNDSSEREIVQNTSENVQEVGCRTSKNNSENVTTELDGGNKKKRARGPTCMPKVWGLNKNFNVSFNELGQPNDRKQTSTLAHFLGTIARNGSFCPLHYTDWRLMPNSYKEDMLREVKSRFTMRAGSDSFILQSINHKWRNWKCQLKSLNFDPSVSIEEQLLTVPERVNAHQYKKLLDHWNTDKAQEHSEKNKEARAKLEIPHRMGKRSYAVMAEVMYEELGRHPTRAELFEKCCYPSNGSATSETVREAIEKMKEQSKQNDGNLSDCDVVHDADDAFAKILGKDKDGRLRMYGMGVKPSDIYGGRPSRDALHRKSMEDKEEVRALKQKVEELTALVYSKSHSDTRIETQRAPVSTHNNRTSSNSSGRPTRIRVGACVKLKSLVNLNEIVAIGIVKEIGNVWLNGRDLGPGICEVIVQTILKNEEMLIYPTDLHETIGDTIGAPIAWPLSLIALDEDEN